Below is a window of Veillonella rodentium DNA.
TAATAATACGTATGAAAGCAGCAACGATAATCGACTTGATTGTAGACTCTAATGTACACACACAATCTATAAATCATGTTATAAAACAACAGCATATTTCCCAGCGCATGAGACGCCGTTTACGAAATAATGGCATCATAACAGTTAATGGTAAATTTGCTACCTGGAATACGCTCATTCACGGTGGCGATCATCTCGTTATGAAGTTAACTCCAGAGCAAGAGTTTAGCCTAAGCCCTATGAGTTTAGATATCATATATGAGGACGAATATATTTTAGTCATTAATAAGGCGGCTGGTATTCTTATGCACCCTACTTCTATCGTCCGAGATCATACGCTGGCAAATGGTGTACTTCATTACTACCAAGAAACAAATCAGCATTATGATTTCCATCCTGTACACCGATTAGATAAGGATACCTCAGGTATTGTCATCATTGCTAAAACATCGGTGGTCCAACATGCTTTTGATAAAAAATACACCCATTTTTACAAAAGCTACGACGCCATTATAGAAGGACATCTCCCTGCTGTGCCTATAAGCATTAACTGGCCTATAGGTCGTAAACCAGGCAGTATCATTGAGCGCTGTTGTACAGTCCAAGGAAAGCCAGCTCGCACGGATATAACTATTATTAGTAAAAATACAAGCAAAATCAGTAGTGGTAAGATTAATTCTGATGATGTGATTACGATGAATAATAATAGTAATGTATGTTTAACTGACAGCTCGCTTACATCTTATAATCAGTTTACCCATGTACGGTGCTTATTGCACACAGGACGCACCCATCAGATTCGAGTTCATTTATCTCAACTAGGGTATCCACTAGCTGGTGATGACTTATACGGTGGTCATCTAGAATCTATCCAACGCCAAGCACTGCATGCAGCGCGCGTAAGCTTTTACCATCCCGTAACAAATGAATGGCTCGAACTGCATGCAGAAATACCGGAGGATATGAAAGTATTGCTAAGCGATTGAGCTGATATAATACCCTAAATAAATGCTCCTACACAGAAATAACCCACATGGGTCACATAACAAGACGAATTTTATGTATAAGTTATACAAAAAATATTGGCCCTTTATAGTGTTTCTTGATATACTTAACTTGAATTGATATATGATTGCAATAACACTAGTTTTTTATCTAGCTCATATGCGCTAGAAATACTAACAGTCACAGTATTAATAACATGATATGACAGGCTCTAGAGCCAAGGAGGACAACATGCCATTAGTTACTACTACAGAAATGTTCAAAAAAGCCTATGAAGGCGGCTATGCTGTTGGCGCTTTCAATGTAAACAACATGGAAATCGTACAAGGTATCGTAGATGCAGCGAAAGAGGAACAATCTCCTCTTATCTTGCAAGTATCTGCAGGTGCTCGTAAATATGCTAAACATATTTACCTTGTTAAACTCGTAGAAGCAGCTCTTGAAGACAGCAACTTACCGATCGCTCTTCACCTTGATCACGGCGATTCCTTTGAAATCTGTAAAGACTGTGTAGATGGTGGTTTCACATCCGTTATGATCGACGCATCTCACTATGATTTCGATGAAAACGTAAAAATCACTAAACAAGTTGTTGAATATGCTCACGCTCATGGCGTTGTAGTAGAAGCAGAATTAGGCCGTTTGGCTGGTGTTGAAGATGATGTAAACGTATCCGATGCAGATGCTCGCTTTACAGACCCAGAACAAGCTGCTGAATTCGTACACCTAACTGGCGTAGACTCCTTAGCAATCGCTATTGGTACTAGCCATGGTGCTTACAAATTCAAAGGAGACCCTTACCTTGATTTCGATCGTTTGAAAAAAGTGGGCGAATTATTGCCTAACTTCCCAATCGTATTGCATGGGGCATCCTCCGTATTGCCTGAATTCGTAGCAAAATGTAATGAATTTGGTGGCAACATCCCTGGTGCACAAGGCGTACCTGAAGAAATGCTTCGCAAAGCAGCTCAAATGGCGGTTTGCAAAATCAATATTGATACAGACCTTCGCCTTGCTATGACTGCATCTGTACGTGAATACTTGGCTCAAAACCCATCTGAGTTTGACCCACGTAAATATTTAGGACCTGCTCGTGATGCTATTAAAGGCATGGTAGCTCACAAAATTAAAAATGTATTAGGTTCTTCTAACAAACTATAATCAATGGCTAGTGGATTTTTAAAAGGAACCTTAATTTTAACAATTGCCGGTTTCGTAGTGAAAGCCATCGGTAGTATCAACTGGATTCTTCTATCTCGCATCTTGGGTGGTGAAGGCATCGGTATCTACCAGATGGCCTTTCCTATCTATTTGTTACTATTACAAATTTCGAGCGCAGGTGTGCCGATTGCCATCTCTATTTTGACGGCAGAACGATTAGCCTTACACGACTTTGGTGGTGCTAAGAGAGTATTCAATATTTCTTTTACAATGTTGACTATAACAGGTTTTATCGCCAGTCTTGCCATGTACTTTGGTGCAGATTGGTTAATCTCTAGTGGTCTCATTGCTGAAAGCCGTGCCTACTACTCTATCATCGCGCTCGCTCCGGCAGTATTCTTTGTAACATGGATTTCCTGTTTCCGCGGGTATATCCAAGGCTATGAAATGATGACGCCTACGGCGATTAGCCAAATTGTAGAACAATTGCTACGGGTTATCATTATGCTCGGTGCTGCTGCTATTTTATTACCTTACGGTTTACCGGCC
It encodes the following:
- the fba gene encoding class II fructose-1,6-bisphosphate aldolase — encoded protein: MPLVTTTEMFKKAYEGGYAVGAFNVNNMEIVQGIVDAAKEEQSPLILQVSAGARKYAKHIYLVKLVEAALEDSNLPIALHLDHGDSFEICKDCVDGGFTSVMIDASHYDFDENVKITKQVVEYAHAHGVVVEAELGRLAGVEDDVNVSDADARFTDPEQAAEFVHLTGVDSLAIAIGTSHGAYKFKGDPYLDFDRLKKVGELLPNFPIVLHGASSVLPEFVAKCNEFGGNIPGAQGVPEEMLRKAAQMAVCKINIDTDLRLAMTASVREYLAQNPSEFDPRKYLGPARDAIKGMVAHKIKNVLGSSNKL
- a CDS encoding RluA family pseudouridine synthase produces the protein MKAATIIDLIVDSNVHTQSINHVIKQQHISQRMRRRLRNNGIITVNGKFATWNTLIHGGDHLVMKLTPEQEFSLSPMSLDIIYEDEYILVINKAAGILMHPTSIVRDHTLANGVLHYYQETNQHYDFHPVHRLDKDTSGIVIIAKTSVVQHAFDKKYTHFYKSYDAIIEGHLPAVPISINWPIGRKPGSIIERCCTVQGKPARTDITIISKNTSKISSGKINSDDVITMNNNSNVCLTDSSLTSYNQFTHVRCLLHTGRTHQIRVHLSQLGYPLAGDDLYGGHLESIQRQALHAARVSFYHPVTNEWLELHAEIPEDMKVLLSD